The DNA region AACTGGCATGGCTTGGATTGTTCTAGGACAAAAGCAATGTGCTCTGTACCTGGTAGAAGTCTCTAGGCCCTTATCAGAAAGTGTTGGTGTATAAAATTAGAGGTAACTGTGTTACTATTACTgttcttgatggagtctgcctgcaaatgGGATATTCTATCAAGGTATAGATctgtaacagcggacatgcttgaaaatgaggtgtctgctgtccttgggagggcgtACTCTCAAAggagaggcttcttcaaggtttagataggtaacagcagacatgcttgaaaacgaggtgtctgctgtccttggtggacttgcctgcaaacgggatgttctgccaagtgtgCTAGGAGGgtgctaagaaaaattttttatctgttctaaacaaagagcaaAGCTCAGCATACTCTAAGTCaagagtagattagccatgagaagcgggtcacttctgattagaaagtaaaacttctgtatgctatgtttaatcagctgaaagacctgatttattgatgttggaaggctgccttctttgttcacaatactataaaaagattgcttgtacacaataaaggactttttttttctgctgctgctgcttgctctgcttcttcttcttctttcttttcccatgctgacctgcaagtgaattactgcaacagtTGGCAGCAGAGTACCATGCCCACGGAGTGTCAGCAGCTCTGGATCCCTCCCACCCCAATGGCTCCCAGTGTTGGTGTTGGACATAGCCCAAACTTTCCCAATCTAATCTGCACAGAGAAATCCATGCTCACCTGTCCCCCTTGGATCACCATTGACAGGCTTCCTCCCTTATGTGGTGTCTTAGAGAACCACAGCTTTCTCAAGAGGAAGATTTTTTCTAGCTCCACTGAAAGATTCTATTTtcaacagtcttttttctttaactcacatccaaaaatttaaaaaaaaaacaaaccaaaaaactgaGTCATGAAAGGGTATAGAATTGAGTCCCACAGTCTTCTGCCCACCAAGTCCTGGCTCCTCCACAGGCCCATCTAGGTCTTGAATAGAGTCCAGGACTTACACACTACTCATCTTTGTAACTCACCTAAATGGTCACAAACCCATCCTTTCTGATGTGAGCTTTTCCACATCTGGACAAACGAGGAAACTTCACACcggtatatatatacatgggtGAGATTCCTGCTGCTGTTTCATGCAGGGCTTATCCTTAAGGAAGCAGCTACATAATGTCACCAGACTCCAAGCAGGAATATTTTGCAGGCTTTGTCCTTTGTAGTAACTAATATCAGGCATTAGGGGCCAGTGGTCACATGAGTTACATGGACCGAGATCCCATCTGGCAAGGCATTGTGTGGAGACAGCATGTTGGTAGGGACAagagtgtgtcttttttttttctttttttttattggttgttcacaacattacaaagctctcgacatatatttcatacattagattgaagtgggttatgaactcccaattttaccccaaatgcagattgcagaatcacgtcggttacacatccacaattttacataatgccctattagtaattgttgtattctgctacctttcctatccccgactatccccctccccttccctcacatcttctctctctgccccatctactgtaattcatttaagAGTGTGTCTTTGGACTTGAAGGGATGCTGGCCAATTTCCTTCTCTGGTCCTGTGAGTGGATGCTGCCCTGGCCTGACCTGTACCGAGTAGCATCAAACATCAGATCCTAGCGCATCTCGTGGCAGAAAGGAGGAGATTTGGAGTTCTTAAAGTTTTCTTATGGAACCAGCTCACATTTGCCAAACTCTAGAGTGAGAACTGGAGCCTGGGGGAGGGAAGGCTCCAGTGATGTGGGAGCTGTGGAGATGAGGACAATAGCAGGAGGACTGTGGACCTGACTGCCTAACTCTCTGCAccctgaagcacagagagaggaCTGGGGCATTCTGAGGGCTGCACAGCACCCAAGTGTGGACCTATTttgggaagagagaagagttaAACACAATATGCCCACCATTaacttttaacaaatattatgaCTTGGACAAGCGAGATATATCTAGCTTGACTTTCCATTGCCTCCTTGCCCAGATCCCCAACCCCAGGAGGGACAAGAGTTTTATGGCCTGAACTCATAGCTCTCCTCCCACCGTTCATATATCCTTACATGAATGATGCTTCTTTATGTCATTTCTTGTCCCATCAAGTATGAGTTCCTTAAGGATAGAAATCTTTAGTTCCATTCCCACAGTCCTCCCAGTGGGTGACATGACCTGGCACAGTTTGTGCAATGGACACTCTTGACCCATCAGCCCAAAAGACATTCTGTTGTTAGTTGCTAGGGCTAAAGGATCGTGGCAAGTCACAAGAGCCTGGTGAGCCTGGAGGGATAGGCTGTGACCCGGTCGAGTGATactggtggggacagggacagggatgggcagaaatattcagaagtgaatgTTGACAGATCAGGCTCCCTCCACAAGGCTGAGCTGAGGAGGGCCAACCAGGCCACAGTGCTGCAGGTCAGCAGCTGAGTGGGCAGACCTGAGCCTGAAGTGCATCTCTCTGCCCACAGGCCAGGACTCAGTGAGCCCCATCCAGATCACCCACACCGGGCAGGTGCGGGGCAGCCTTGTCCATGTGAAGGAAACCAATGTGGGGGTCCACACCTTCCTGGGAATTCCCTTTGCCAAGCCACCTCTAGGACCACTGCGCTTTGCAGCCCCTGAGCCCCCTGAACCTTGGAGTGGTGTGAGAGATGGGACCTCCCACCCGGCCATGTAAGCTCTCCTGGGGTCTGGGGAACCTCAGGACTGGGGTGAGGGTGGGTATTCCGAGTCCTAGGCCAGGCTACTGTGGCTTCATTATCTACACTGTACTGCAAGGCCTGGGGCTGAAGACCAGTGGTAATGTATTTTTAGCAACCTAATACACCGGCTTTGAATCCCAGgccctaaataaacaaatatataaaaatatatccctCTGCATAGGGGCAATTCCCACACTCATTTTTCCAATGCAGGAGTAACTTTGCCAGGCCCCTGCCTCAGGGTATGGAACCCAACAGGCATTAGCTCCAGGTGGTGAACACAAGGGCAGAAACACATGTCCCTGGATTTGACTTACTCCAGGGGTTCTCTCCTACCAGGGGAGACGAGTCTGGGAGAGGGTCGGCTTGGCTCTCTGAACCTATAAAAGACCTTGACTCCAGCAGTCGATGGTGCAGATCCCTGAGGAGGGCAACAGTGGTGGCTCCTTGAGGACCCCACCCACAGGGCCAAGGGAAAGGGGCATGTGCTTACAGCTGGAGATTCAGTGGAGGGGTGAGGTTTTCTGAGAGTCTCGAGTTGGGCTGTGGGATGCCCCATTACCCTTCTGTGAGAACTAACCTCCATCCACTCAGGCACCACCTGTGTGGGGACACCTATGCTATTCCAGGCCTGAATGGGGACAGGGTTAAGAAGTGAATGTCAACACATGCAGCCTGTGTTTCCCTGGGGGTCTGGGAAAatccctgcttcccctgagcCTGTGGCCTGGAACTCAATAGGGAATGACTTGAAAGAAGGATCATGTGAGGCAATCCATCAGTTAAAGCAGGGAGTGAGGGATATAGTTAGGACCTGAGGTCTGAATTGACCACTGCTCAGCCCCTGGAGTAACTGTATTCCATTGTCACCAGGTGTCTGCAAAATACAGATGCAATGAACATAGAGGTTCTGAACCTAGGGAGGAAAAACTTGCCTCCCGTCCCCATGTCAGAGGACTGCCTGTACCTCAGCATCTACGCGCCTGCACATGCCCGTGAGGGCTCTAACCTGCCTGTGAGTGTCAAGTCATGGTCAGTGGAAGGGTGGGAGAGCATTTCTTTTAGAAGATATTTAGAAACAGGCTTGGGACATGGTTCAAGGTAGAGAGCTAGCACAATGCTGTGAAGGCCTGGGATTGACCCCAAGTATTACATAAGAATACCGATGACACTGGAAGACACAGGTTCAGCTGGCCACCACTGTGGAGTGAACTACCATGAAAAGTTTCTCACTATTAAGTCCAAGAAGGCCTCTTATGCAGGCAGGAATCTGATCTAGGCATGGAGTCAAAGAGCCCTGGATGCTGTcagaggccaaatgttctgaCCCACTGATCAACTCACCAGCTTGTACCCAGGAGATCCCATTCAGGTGCCCAAATCTGCAATTTTGCAATCACTACATTCCATGAACATCTATTTTTTGGGGGCCAGAGATTAGATGACACTTTAAATTAATGTTCAAGTGGGGTAATAACAGAAtcatcaattttcttttcctttcagagtAGTTCTGAGAGAAATAGATCCAGGTGATAATTCGTGATTAGACCCCAAAATATGGGAGGCCTGATCTTCCAGATTGAAGTTATTCTTTCACCAGTGCCCTAGGGCatgaagtcctttttttttttttttgttggtactggggattgaacccagggccttgtgctctaccaactgagctatatccccagcccgaggtCATGAAGTCCTACTAGAGTTCTGTGTGGGTAGCTACACAAGCCAAGGTACTTTTCAGATAAGAGATTCAGCCAGGACGGGATTGAGCATGGTCGCTACCACAGGTTATATCTCCTGATTTCCCAGGTGATGGTCTGGATCCATGGTGGTGGCTTGGTGATGGGCTCAGCTTCCATGTGTGATGGTTCTATTCTGGCAGCCATTGAAAATGTACTGGTGGTCAGTATCCAGTACCGCCTAGGAGTTCTGGGCTTCTTCAGGTGAGCCTGGGACAGGGATGGTCAATGAGGGCTGAGTAGACAGAGGACTAACCATTGATCATCATCCTTTCCATTTCTCAGCACTGGAGACCAGCATGCAACTGGCAACTGGGGCTACCTGGACCAAATGGCCGCCCTACGCTGGGTCCAGCAGAATATCGCTCACTTTGGAGGCAACCCTGATCGGGTCACCCTTATTGGCGGGTCTGCAGGTGGCAGTAGTGTGTCCTCACATGTGGTGTCTCCAGTGTCCCAAGGACTCTTCCATGGTGCCATCATGGAGAACGGTGTGGCCCTGCTGCCTGAGCTCATCACCAGCTCATCTAAAGTTGTCTCCACAGTGAGTATCCTTTACTGCCCAAGGCCAAATCTGCAGACTCACCATTCAACTTCAGAGCCTCTGCCACTCTGTCTGCTCCATGGGAATAAAGACCATGCAGGTGTCTTCAGGACTGGCCACCACCCCAGGGTTCCTGAGGAGCTCAAAGTTCAAAATGCACACACCTCTGCCTCAAGTGGTTGATTTTGCTCTAGGGTCTGCAAAGGTACACTTTGGGGGCCTCCTCCTCAGAAGACCCATGTAAAGCAGGTGTGATGGCTCCTCTGGCTGACACCTGAGCTTCAGGGAAGGTGGAAGGATTTCATACTTGCTGGAATACACACATGGCTCCCTTTGAGAATTATGGGTAACCTGCACACAGCTGAGACCTTAGGCAGCAACCCCCTCCCTGTCTGTCGGATGATTCAGCCTCTTTTTGGTGCCTTTACAGTTGGTGGCCAACCTGTCTGCCTGTGGGCAAGTAGAGTCAGAGGCCCTGGTGAGCTGCCTGCGGGGCAAGAGTGAACAGGAAATGCTGGCTATTACCAAGGTAGGCTGAATGGATGTTAGTGAGGATACAGAGGTCATGGTATAAGGAAAATACAGTGCTTTATACTGTAGAACTATGATGTCATTTTCAAGGCTTGGTCTTCTTGTATCCTCATAGCTTTCTGGATGGGAATTGAGATAAAAATATGCTTAACCAGTTGTAGAATCTCTGAATGTTGGTCTGAGAATCACGGGATCAGTAGGATGCGTTGGAGGTAACTCAGGTGTCGTTAGAAAAGAGACTTTGTTTCCCATAATCATGGACTTTGAATGCACCCTTAGCCTTTCAAGATCATTCCTGCTGTGGTGGATGGGGCCTTCCTACCCAGGCACCCCCGGGAGCTTCTGGCCTCTGCTGATTTTCAACGTGTTCCGAGCATCATTGGTGTCACCAATGATGAGTATGGCTGGATCATTCCCATGGTGAGTCTCCTCTTCAAACCCCCTTGATAGTGTCAGGTGGGAGTGGGTTTGGACTTCGTACCTCCTGGTCATCTCACCCCCAACTCTAGACTATCTTTTCACCACACAGCTCTTGGGCCCCCCTGAAATCCAGAAAGACATAGACAGAGAGACCGCGCAAGCTGTTCTGCAGAGAATATCAACACAGAGGGTGAGACTCCTGGGGCCCTGATGCAGGCAAGAGTGCAGCCAGACACTCTTCCTTTTCAGGAATCCACAGGAACAAAAATTGATCTATGTAAATTTGTGAGTGGGGCCACTGCACAGCTTGACACCATTGCCCTCTTCCTTGACATCCCAAACATCAATTCCCACCCTCAAGTTCCTGCCTCCCTGCCCCAGAGATTGCCTAACCTGACTCTCCCTGATCCCCTGGACTAGATGAAATTGCCTGCCGAATGTGCTGACCTATTGATGGAGGAGTACATGGGAGACAACGAGGACCCCCACACCCTCCGACTCCAGTTCCAGGAGATGATGGCGGACTTCATGTTTGTGATGCCTGCACTCCAAGTAGCACAGTATCAGAGTGAGTGTGTCTGAACCTGAATCGTAGCTTCCTAGGAGACAGCTCAGAGGTGTGGGTCCCAGGTGAGGTCTGGTGTCAGGTCCTGACACATGTCTTTATCTAGACCCTGTTCTCAGGTACCTGAACGCCCTCATCTCAGTAAATCCTTATGGCTAGAGTAAGACATAGACCTCACACATGTGTTACAGAGGAGGGAACTAAGGTAGTGGCACTCAAGGACTTGCCCTTGACCATGCAGCCAGGAAGTCCTAGACATGTCTTAACAAAGAGCCTTGCAACTGCCTCTGATCCATTCTGGGCTTCCAAGCCACTGTGAAGATTCAAGCCAGCTTGGACCCAGCAATCTTGTCACCAAGAGTGACACATCCTGTCCACCCTCCAGGTTCCCATGCTCCTGTCTACTTCTATGAGTTCCAGCATCCGCCCAGCTTCATTAAGCACCTGAGGCCTCCACATGTGAAGGCTGACCATGGTGATGATGAGTTCGTCTTCGTCTTTGGATCCTACATCAATGGCATCAGAGGTGAGTTCTCCTTGTTCCAAAGGAGCATTCTCATGGGTACAGGGTGGCAATCACTTTCATGGTACAATGAGGAACTGGGGTAAGAGAGAACATGGGATCCAGTGTCTACCATCTTACAACTCAATGGGTCATTCCAGGGTTAGATCTTTCCCAGTCCAATCTATGCTCATTTCTACCTGTTCCCACCCAAACTTGGTTTCTAGTATAGGAGAAGAGAGGGTTGGGTAAAACCGAATCATTTCTTAAATGACTTCACAGTgtccaaaagaaggaaatttttatgCCAAGGAGGAGCCCAGTGTTGATCCAGTTAAAAACTGGGTGTATTAAAGGCAGGTTGGGCAAGCAGAGGGCCTGGCCCTGGGACTGTTGTGATAGGGAAGGGACacaagcctggggctggggtggtgagtGTGGCACAGGAGTGGACAGCTGGATGGGGTTGGCCAGGACCTGGACCCTTGCCTTCCTCCTCCCACAGTTGAGCtcactgaggaggaggagctgctaaAAAGGAGGATGATGAAGTACTGGGCCAACTTTGCTCGAAATGGGTGAGAAAACCTGCCAGGGGGCACGGGTCCTCCACTGCTCCCCTTGTCTGAAGTGACCCCATTAGCAATTGTGTGTCCTCCATCACATCCTAGCCCCCTACCCAACGGGAAGACCCACACTAAAAGAGGGTGCTATTTGGTTACAGGTCACTGGTCTCTTCTTACAGTGGTCCATAGTGTTGGACTACCGTGGGAGCCAGCCTCTCACAGAAAGGGCAACACAGGCCAGGCTAGTGACACTAGTGAGAGGTCATTACTTTCCTACATCAGGTCACCTCTCCCCATTCTCAACACCTCTGTGTGCGTGGCTGGCTACCCTGTCCATAATTGGGGTTTAAGGTCAGGTCTGAGTTCAACAGAGCTCAGACTGACCCTCGCCCTGCCTTGCTGGGAGGGCATGTGCACAGGAACCCCAATGGAGAGGGCCTACCGCACTGGCCACTGTTCGACCAGGACCAGCAGTACCTGCAGCTGGACATCCAGCCTGCTGTGGGCCAGGCCCTGAAGGCACACAGGCTGCAGTTCTGGaccaagaccctgcctcagaagATCCAGGAGCTAAAGGAGGCTGAGAACAAGCACACAGAACTCTAGCTTCCTTGTCAGGAAGAGAGGGGTGTGCTATGTGTGATGGGGTCTTCCTGTGGTGCCCACACATGCCCACCGAAGAACCAGGGTTGACCCACTCATTCACATAGCTATTCGTCCATCCACTCGACCGTGGGTCCTCTCCTGTTAGACACACTCATAATTCCCAGTGCAAGCCCACCTTCCTCCTCACCCCACTGTGCCTGAGTCCTTCCACCCCTCTCCTTCCCTACAACCCCATCTATCCCTTCCTCCCAGTAGCCACACCCTCCCATGCTGACAGAGAAGTTTTAGAAAGTGGTGCTGGTACTTTTCTGAACCTCTTGCCCATCTCTCAGCACTTACCCCATGTTCTCATACCAGTGGGACCTCTGTAGAAAACCTGGACACCATAAGCCCCAGTGTTTAACTCCATCAGGCtcctgtaacaacaacaacaactccaaTAATAACCTAGCtcggcatggtggcacatgcctataaccaaagccactcaggaggctgagggaaaagAATTACATATGTAGCACAGGCTGGCCACTTGGGGAGACAAGAACTCAAAGTAAAACAACAAGTCCTGggagagtagctcagtggtaaagtatttgccaagcatgcacaaggtcctgggtttgatcacagTGCTAAcaacaaaatatcaacaaataaacacaataaactGGGTAGCTCATAAACAATGCAAATGTGTTGTCTTCTCTGTTGGACGTGTCAAGTCCAGAATCAAAGTGTTAGCCTATTTGTTGTCTGGGGAGGTCTTGCTTTGGTTTCTATATGGCACCTTCCCACCATGTCCTCACTAGGCAGAAGGGGTGAACAAGTTCTCTTGGGACTATTTGACAGTTCCTAAACCCTGTCCCCTCCCAATGATTCATCATTTCAgactggttttttttctttctttttcaatcaaAGCCCAAGAAGTAGACTGATTTTATTAGttatgcattgtgtgtgtgttgtcgTTGTTGGGGATTGAGCTTAGTGTATTAGAACTTAATGCAGTAGAGCTTAGTgagggctaggcaagcactctaccacctgagctctatccccagcccatggagaCTGGCTTTCAATGTATAATTTGCAGCACAAAAACTTTCAGGCCAAACACTTAGAGTTCCCACATCTAACCCACCCAGGctacaaacaaaaccaaagttcCATATCCCTGAGCCACCTGGAGATTAAATGCCATCcatcattaacatttcaatctacATGCACACTCATCTATTTATGTCCCAAGGAGGTGACAGGTCCCATCCTTATGAGAAGCAGGACTGGGCTTTTCCATTGGCTTCTGGAGCCTGGGCCAGCTGGGTGCATCCTGGAGAGCCAGGTGGGATCCTCAGGGTCCTGTCTCCTGAAGTTGCCTCTCATTCTCTGTGGCTCTGCAGACACTGTGAGCCCCACACTGACACAATCACCACATAGCTGTGAAAGTGTTTCTCTCTGGGGTGTGTCCTGGAAGAGGCCTTGACATGCCAGGAGGCCCAGACACATAGCAGAAGAGAttcttgtccctggctccctgAGGATCTCTCCATGTACAATCTTTCAGAATTCCCTCTGCAGCCTCCTGCTCACTATGGCATGCACATGACTGACTTTCCCTTTCACCTCATTGATGCCCCTAAACTTTTCTGGACCCTCCACTAGAAACCCTCTCATCTTTTATCTCAGTAATCAAAAGTGCCAAATAAAGCTCAATATGCCCTTTTGTTCCTCCAAAGCATTTTCTCTCTGTCATGGAAAGGCTGTGTCCCTCACTCCATGAACTCTGGGACTCCCCCTATAACCTCCCTCTCACCAACTTGCCTCCATGAGGCACCACAGAAAAACTCCCCTCTTTCACCCAGTGCATTTAAGCCCCACCACAGGGCACCAAGGCCTTTAGGGCTCAAGATGAAGATTGCCGTGTTTCCCATCCTGGACACCAGGGGGCAGACGAGGACAGCAGTAAGCCTGGGTGACTGGATCTCTGCAGAGGTGAAAAGACCTTTGAGTTCCTTTTAGTGTACAGGGACTGGTGCATAATCCTTCATCTCTGTGCTGAAAACATTCCTTGTGTTCCTGCTGCAAACATGCCCCTGTATGGTTTTCAGTTCTGAGCATGCACAGGATGCTTCCCAGAGTGGGTCCTCAGAGTATTTTTCAGACTTTCAGTAGTTTCAGtagctgtttcttttcttttctttttaaaatatcttttagttgtagatggacacaatacctttatttatttatctttttgtggtgctgaggattgaacccagtgcttcacctgtgctaggtgagtgctctaaagccacaaccccagcccattcagTAGCTATTCTTAAGAGTTTTTTTGGGGTGGCAGGGGGTACTAGGGACTgcactcaggggtacttgaccactgagctacacccctagctctcttttctattttactagaGACAGaacttactgagttgcttagtgcctcgttaaaatgctgaggctggctttgaacttgcaatttcttctctttttcaggAGTGGCCTTGGATGTACACATCTGCCACACTTTAAGCCGTTCCCAGTTTCTGCACACCTGAGTGACTTCATTTGTCCTCCTcccacttattatttttttccttattcgtGGAGACTTAACCCATGGGCATTCTAAAACTGATCTACATATCCATCCCTGTTTATTTTAGTTGAGttgggtctcactaacttgctcaggctggcctccaactcctccTTTGACCTCCTGAGTACCTGAATTGCAATAAGggtaccatcatgcctggcttaggCTATTTTACATAAAAGTTGAGGTGTGTATTTTCAGAAATCACTTTGTAGacatgtgttatttttattttattattttttttggtaaagccCTGTGATAAGAATCCTCTGTGTCAAGTCACTGAGACTGAGTGAAACTTGTTGttccttttgggttttttttttttttttttttggtggacagggtactgggaatttaacccaggggagcTTCACTACTGACAACAGCTCCAatccattttgtatttatttatcttttaatttgagACTGGGTGTCCCTAAAATACTGagggacttgctaagtttctAAAGCTCACCTttaactcagaatcctcctgtgTCTGccccccaagttgctgagattatagtcaTGTTCCACTGCTCCCAGTTCTGGGCTGAACTTTTAAGGACAATGCCGAGGTATCTCCCAAAAtgactatattattttatatcccATTAAACAATATGAGGGTGACAGATGCTCCATATTCTCGCCAAAACTTGCTTTTAGGGGGTCTTAAACCTGATGAGATGGAAAGGACGGTAGCAGGGATTTGTCACTGCAGATATTTTTCTGGAGTTTTAGCTTCTGCTTCAAtcttcttctctgtctctctctgtctctctgtctctctctctctctctctctctctctctcgctctctcgctctctctctctctctcctcttctctcagACTTTCTCTAGATCATTACATATATGTCAGttttccaccccaccccacccccacatgccCTAATGCTCTGAAGACTCTTCTTCATTCCACAGTTTTACTGTTAGTTTGGGGACCTTCACCAAGAGGTAGACAGCAACTTCCAGGTTAGGAAGGAGCACTGTGTTTTTCAGTTGACATTAAGGAGCTTATAACATGACTATGAACCGGGAGGAGCTGGAATATCTCAACTTCCACAGCCCCAGGCATAAATTTGGTCAAGAGAATACAGAAAGAGAGAGTATCTGCCTGGACAGGAGCTGGGACAGTGGCTTGGACCACAGTGCTTTGGATGGaaaactttcaattaaaaaaagaccTTGCTCTTTAGGTACAAGTCACGGACACAGCCACCTGAGAATATTGTCACTCCTAGAAAGACATCAATAAAGGACACTTGCTATCCTGACGTGTAGGAATGAACCCAGGCTAGATGAAGAAGCCAAGGCCTGTTAGGAGAAGGTACTGAAGGTCATCTGAGGTGGAGCCCACACCCCTTCCTCCAGGAAGACAGGCAGAGCAGGCACTCCTGTCTCCTGCTGTATTCCCTATGTCCTTGCAGGATTCTAGAAGATTTGACATCTCCTGGTTATGGGTCTGTCTCCCCAGCAGCACCAGATGCCCAAGAGAGCCCTTCCAGGTCCAGAGTGCTAGAAACAGAAAGTCCTCCAAAGGTTTGTCAGGTGCATAAATAACAGTAAACTCAACCTCAGAGGGAGCTGTCCTCAGGGGAAGCCACAGGGTAGGGACAGAGCAAGTGGAGGGGGGTGggttctttcttgcttgcttgcttgcttgcttgcttttctttttggtggtgctgaggattgaacccagggtcttgtgcatgcaaggcaagcaccctacccactgagctacatccccagcccaagggggTGGGTTCTTAAGAAGTGTCACAGTTGCAGTCACCAGTGTATTTCAACAGAGCAAGCAGGACCGAATAGGGACAGGTTTACACAGACCCTCAGACCAGGACAACAAGGACCTTGGAGGGAACTCAGGAAAGTATGAATGCTGAGAGGAAGAAGGACTTCCCAGTACCACGGGCACAGTCACACTGCCCAGTTTGCTCAGACAGTCCCCTCATCCCCCAAGGTCATCATTTCTCACCTGTGGGGATCTTCATTTTGTGTCCCCTCAGAGAAGCCCTCCTGGCTCCTCCAATTACAGCCCActgctccctcctctccaccccagcACCCTCATGggccagtgttatggtttagagaggaggtgtcccccaaagctcatgtgtgagacaataccagaaagttcagaggtgacatgatcgggttatgagagccttaaccaatcattgattaatcccctgatgagggTTCACTAATGGTAACTGTAGCCCTGGAGGGTGGAGCTGGAGGAGGTGCGTCACTGGGGCGATtctggggtatgtattttgtctttgttgagtgGAGCTCgctctctttctgcctcctggtATGATGTcttgagcagctctcctccactacacccttccaccatgatattcagcgTCTCCTCGAGACCTGAGGAATGGACCCGCTGTCTTtggactgagccctctgaaaccatgagccccaaatgaacttctccatttctatgttgttcttgtcaggtcttttggtcacagtagcaaaacAAGTAGAATAAAAGAGCCAGTGGCTGCTAGGACAGTAAACTAGTGACTCCAGGGGTAAGGAATGGGTTCCTGGGATCTCAAAGCAGCTAAGAGTCAGGGAGTCCTGTCCTGCTCAGTACCCACCTCTCTGTAACCTGTGCGGGTTCAGAGTGGCTCtcccacagtgcccagcttgtAGCACACCACTCTttgctctgcctcctccctgcaAAATCCACCTGAGCC from Urocitellus parryii isolate mUroPar1 chromosome 15, mUroPar1.hap1, whole genome shotgun sequence includes:
- the LOC144250364 gene encoding cocaine esterase-like isoform X2, with product MSLHRLPAWLILVAYGLLMLLIQGQGQDSVSPIQITHTGQVRGSLVHVKETNVGVHTFLGIPFAKPPLGPLRFAAPEPPEPWSGVRDGTSHPAMCLQNTDAMNIEVLNLGRKNLPPVPMSEDCLYLSIYAPAHAREGSNLPVMVWIHGGGLVMGSASMCDGSILAAIENVLVVSIQYRLGVLGFFSTGDQHATGNWGYLDQMAALRWVQQNIAHFGGNPDRVTLIGGSAGGSSVSSHVVSPVSQGLFHGAIMENGVALLPELITSSSKVVSTLVANLSACGQVESEALVSCLRGKSEQEMLAITKPFKIIPAVVDGAFLPRHPRELLASADFQRVPSIIGVTNDEYGWIIPMLLGPPEIQKDIDRETAQAVLQRISTQRMKLPAECADLLMEEYMGDNEDPHTLRLQFQEMMADFMFVMPALQVAQYQSSHAPVYFYEFQHPPSFIKHLRPPHVKADHVELTEEEELLKRRMMKYWANFARNGNPNGEGLPHWPLFDQDQQYLQLDIQPAVGQALKAHRLQFWTKTLPQKIQELKEAENKHTEL
- the LOC144250364 gene encoding cocaine esterase-like isoform X1 yields the protein MSLHRLPAWLILVAYGLLMLLIQGQGQDSVSPIQITHTGQVRGSLVHVKETNVGVHTFLGIPFAKPPLGPLRFAAPEPPEPWSGVRDGTSHPAMCLQNTDAMNIEVLNLGRKNLPPVPMSEDCLYLSIYAPAHAREGSNLPVMVWIHGGGLVMGSASMCDGSILAAIENVLVVSIQYRLGVLGFFSTGDQHATGNWGYLDQMAALRWVQQNIAHFGGNPDRVTLIGGSAGGSSVSSHVVSPVSQGLFHGAIMENGVALLPELITSSSKVVSTLVANLSACGQVESEALVSCLRGKSEQEMLAITKPFKIIPAVVDGAFLPRHPRELLASADFQRVPSIIGVTNDEYGWIIPMLLGPPEIQKDIDRETAQAVLQRISTQRMKLPAECADLLMEEYMGDNEDPHTLRLQFQEMMADFMFVMPALQVAQYQSSHAPVYFYEFQHPPSFIKHLRPPHVKADHGDDEFVFVFGSYINGIRVELTEEEELLKRRMMKYWANFARNGNPNGEGLPHWPLFDQDQQYLQLDIQPAVGQALKAHRLQFWTKTLPQKIQELKEAENKHTEL
- the LOC144250364 gene encoding cocaine esterase-like isoform X3, which encodes MSLHRLPAWLILVAYGLLMLLIQGQGQDSVSPIQITHTGQVRGSLVHVKETNVGVHTFLGIPFAKPPLGPLRFAAPEPPEPWSGVRDGTSHPAMCLQNTDAMNIEVLNLGRKNLPPVPMSEDCLYLSIYAPAHAREGSNLPVMVWIHGGGLVMGSASMCDGSILAAIENVLVVSIQYRLGVLGFFSTGDQHATGNWGYLDQMAALRWVQQNIAHFGGNPDRVTLIGGSAGGSSVSSHVVSPVSQGLFHGAIMENGVALLPELITSSSKVVSTPFKIIPAVVDGAFLPRHPRELLASADFQRVPSIIGVTNDEYGWIIPMLLGPPEIQKDIDRETAQAVLQRISTQRMKLPAECADLLMEEYMGDNEDPHTLRLQFQEMMADFMFVMPALQVAQYQSSHAPVYFYEFQHPPSFIKHLRPPHVKADHGDDEFVFVFGSYINGIRVELTEEEELLKRRMMKYWANFARNGNPNGEGLPHWPLFDQDQQYLQLDIQPAVGQALKAHRLQFWTKTLPQKIQELKEAENKHTEL